One stretch of Rhizobium glycinendophyticum DNA includes these proteins:
- a CDS encoding DUF1003 domain-containing protein, whose product MTREGRSATHDGPSEVSSVIDQNMEALIQRQRENEKDRSFQEKVAGGITRFAGSMVFVYLHLAFFGTWITVNLGLVPIMSPFDPTLVILAMVASVEAIFISTFVLISQNRMAAESEKRAELALQISLLNEHETTRIITMLSAIAEKLNVGTEVHPEELAELKQDVSPEVVLAEIERRKPD is encoded by the coding sequence ATGACACGCGAGGGACGCAGTGCGACACACGACGGCCCCAGCGAGGTCTCGAGCGTCATTGACCAGAACATGGAAGCGCTAATCCAACGTCAGCGCGAAAACGAGAAAGACCGGTCATTTCAGGAAAAAGTCGCCGGTGGGATCACCCGTTTTGCCGGCAGCATGGTCTTCGTCTACCTTCATCTCGCCTTTTTCGGGACTTGGATCACCGTCAATCTTGGACTGGTTCCGATCATGTCGCCTTTCGACCCCACATTGGTGATCCTGGCAATGGTCGCTTCCGTCGAGGCAATCTTCATTTCAACCTTCGTCCTGATCAGCCAGAACCGGATGGCGGCAGAAAGCGAGAAACGCGCAGAGCTTGCCCTGCAGATCTCGCTGCTGAACGAGCATGAAACGACGCGCATCATCACCATGCTTTCGGCCATCGCCGAAAAGCTCAATGTCGGTACAGAGGTCCATCCGGAGGAACTTGCGGAACTGAAGCAGGATGTGTCGCCCGAAGTTGTGCTTGCGGAGATCGAGCGGCGAAAGCCGGATTAG
- a CDS encoding MDR/zinc-dependent alcohol dehydrogenase-like family protein: MDTTNHRRSEELVSAGPAAGELAIERSTLRAPDANEVRVRLEGCGVCASNLTPWSGPDWMTFPTEPGGLGHEGWGRVDAVGSDVDSFNVGDRVAMLSYHAYASHDFAPADMVVALPKALDGQPFPGEPLGCAMNIFRRSEIKAGQTVAIVGIGFLGALLTQLATKAGARVIAISRRPDSLEIAKAMGAEVTIAMDDHWRIIEEVRGLTKDKFCDCVIEAVGKQWPLDLAGELTKERGRLVIAGYHQDGPRQVNMQMWNWRGLDVINAHERDPAVYIDGIREAVAAVTDGRLDPTPLYTHRYPLEKLDEALNDTRDRPDHFHKALVVYP, encoded by the coding sequence ATGGACACGACGAACCACCGCCGCAGCGAGGAACTCGTTTCGGCAGGTCCCGCCGCCGGCGAACTTGCCATAGAGCGCAGCACATTGCGTGCACCTGATGCAAACGAGGTGCGCGTGCGGCTGGAAGGCTGCGGCGTCTGCGCATCCAACCTCACGCCCTGGTCCGGCCCCGACTGGATGACGTTCCCCACGGAACCCGGTGGTCTCGGCCACGAAGGCTGGGGGCGCGTCGATGCCGTTGGAAGCGACGTCGATTCATTCAACGTGGGCGACCGCGTCGCGATGCTCAGCTACCACGCCTATGCCAGCCACGATTTTGCGCCCGCCGATATGGTGGTGGCACTGCCGAAGGCTCTCGACGGTCAGCCGTTTCCGGGAGAACCCCTCGGCTGTGCGATGAACATCTTTCGCCGCTCGGAGATCAAGGCAGGTCAGACAGTGGCGATTGTCGGCATCGGCTTTCTCGGCGCCCTTCTAACCCAGCTCGCCACCAAAGCCGGCGCCCGCGTCATCGCCATTTCCCGGCGACCGGATTCGCTTGAAATCGCAAAAGCGATGGGGGCGGAAGTCACCATTGCGATGGACGACCACTGGCGGATCATCGAGGAGGTGCGAGGCCTGACCAAGGATAAGTTCTGCGACTGCGTGATCGAGGCGGTGGGCAAACAATGGCCGCTCGACCTCGCCGGCGAACTGACCAAGGAGCGCGGGCGGCTGGTCATTGCAGGCTATCACCAGGATGGCCCACGCCAGGTCAATATGCAGATGTGGAACTGGCGCGGGCTCGACGTCATCAATGCCCATGAGCGCGATCCTGCTGTCTACATTGACGGCATTCGGGAAGCGGTTGCCGCAGTGACCGATGGACGGCTCGACCCGACACCGCTCTATACGCACCGGTATCCGCTGGAGAAACTCGACGAAGCTCTGAACGACACCCGTGACAGGCCCGATCACTTCCACAAAGCCCTGGTGGTCTACCCATGA
- a CDS encoding Gfo/Idh/MocA family protein has product MTKRLRIGFLGVGWIGRHRMEAMLATGLADAVAIADPSAEMLDAALAVAPEAQQAHDLDNLLTHDLDGLVIATPSAAHAAQSIEALKRGVPVFCQKPLGPSAAEVEAVVEAARQNDLLLGVDLSYRQTDGMQRIKALLDEQALGETFAADLVFHNAYGPDKPWFYDRSLSGGGCVIDLGVHLVDLALWSLGFPEVDEVSSTLLSKGRPVGPDSDEVEDYAVANLTLKGGAVVRIACSWRLQAGTEAIIQASFYGTQGGASLQNVDGSFYKLTADRFLGTSTESLAGLQEDWGGFAAAAWIRQLAQDPGFDPDCEHLVQSAKVLDRIYGR; this is encoded by the coding sequence GTGACAAAACGCTTGCGGATCGGCTTCCTTGGAGTCGGATGGATCGGCCGGCATCGTATGGAAGCCATGCTTGCGACAGGGCTTGCCGACGCGGTCGCCATCGCCGATCCGTCAGCAGAGATGCTTGACGCTGCTCTCGCTGTTGCCCCCGAGGCGCAACAGGCGCATGACCTCGACAACCTGCTGACCCATGATCTTGACGGCCTGGTGATCGCCACGCCAAGCGCTGCCCATGCAGCCCAATCCATTGAAGCCCTGAAGAGAGGCGTGCCCGTCTTTTGCCAGAAGCCGCTCGGCCCAAGTGCAGCAGAGGTCGAGGCTGTGGTTGAGGCCGCCCGCCAGAATGATCTTCTGCTCGGAGTGGACCTCTCCTACCGCCAGACCGATGGGATGCAACGCATCAAGGCGCTGCTCGACGAGCAGGCATTGGGCGAGACCTTCGCCGCCGATCTCGTGTTCCACAACGCCTATGGTCCCGACAAGCCGTGGTTCTATGACAGATCCCTGTCCGGTGGCGGTTGCGTCATCGATCTCGGTGTCCATCTGGTAGATTTGGCACTCTGGTCTTTGGGTTTTCCCGAGGTCGATGAGGTCTCGTCGACCTTGCTGTCCAAGGGCCGCCCCGTCGGGCCTGATAGCGACGAGGTGGAAGATTATGCTGTCGCTAACCTGACCCTCAAAGGTGGCGCGGTTGTCCGGATTGCCTGCTCCTGGCGGCTCCAGGCCGGCACAGAGGCCATCATTCAGGCAAGCTTCTACGGCACGCAGGGTGGTGCCAGCCTGCAGAATGTCGACGGTTCCTTCTACAAGCTGACAGCCGACCGGTTCCTTGGCACGTCCACGGAAAGCCTTGCCGGTCTCCAAGAGGACTGGGGTGGCTTTGCCGCAGCCGCCTGGATCAGGCAACTTGCACAAGACCCGGGCTTTGATCCGGATTGCGAGCACCTCGTCCAGAGTGCAAAGGTCCTCGACAGGATCTATGGCAGATAG